TGATTTGTTTGTGCATTAAAATTTGAGAGCTGTGATTTAGAGAGAATGCTTAGTAGGAAGATAATTAGCTACTGACTACTGTTACTAAAATCCAAACCAGAAATTTTTAAGATAATCATGGTTATTATGAAATTGGTAGCTATTGATTATTTAGGAAATTACAAATAGGAAGGTACTACCATATTTAAGTCAAGCGTGGTAAATGTTTAGAAGTACAATTTTCATCCTTAGGTGGCTTTTGTTTTATAGAGCTGCGATACGACCTGCCAGCATCATACAagtttcataaaaaaaaatcagtaagtctCTTGATTCTGGTTTATCCACATTCAGTACTGAAAAACTTCACAATAAGTAATTATTTCTAATGCTATCAAGTTGCTTGAGTAAATACAGAAAGCCAGCCTAGAAGATAAATATTTAACTACAGAATGGGCCTATGATCACAACAGCCAATATGCTGGTTTAACATGAATTCtttctccaatactttgggcacaaaaataaaaaaaaaataaactaagtttatttttatgcagTATACATTTTATTACTTTGTACTAATGCATTCATATTACAAAGGCAACTTAATGGAAGAATGTTTCTTTTGATATTTGAATAATCCAAAAGAACACAAACAGAACTGCACATTAAAAAACTCATTTCGATAACAGAAGACAAgttcaacaataacaacaacaaatcttccTTTCTTACAGGTAGACATCGAAGTGGATTTAATTCGGTTTTCTTTATAACAGCCTCCAAAGACAAAAGCAGcttaaaatctaattaaaatgaataaaaaatttgtttattaaacTACTGGTCTTCGGcaccattttctgttttctgttgttttgatgGAGGTTCTTCTTCGTCTCTTTCTTCTCGTGCTCTTTTTACTGCTCCTATACAATAAGAACTTTCATTAAGGGCACTGAAAGCATTACTCTTGAGCATaattatcaaaaataattttgtttaaaaagattAGCAATAACTTCCCTAGTGAGGAAAGGCTTTTCCTTTAGTACAGACCTGCTCTCTAAATTTAGcttccaaatatttttgtttgcCACATGTAATACCACCATAACCAGGGTCAATCACAATCTGAGAATATCACTTACACAAAACCACACTGCTGTTCTCGCCCAAATAATTTTTCATCAAAGTACCAAAGGACTTAGAAAAACTTACCAGATGCACCGTTTGCATCACGTTCATCATCACTATCAAATTTAGTTTTCTTGCCCTGAAACTGTACTCTTCCTTTAGCAGACCCAGCCTGGGCAgctttatttccctttccttttcctttaaatctGCGACCTGTAGCGACATAATTAAGAAATCATCACTCTTTTAAATCTCTTGTCGATGTCTTTTAACACCAATTATAAATTTTTAACCAAGTAAATGAGTTAAAttgtaaaagaaaatcagaacTAATGACCTTTTGACTTCCATTTGTTTAGAGATTCTTGTTgatcttctattatttttttcagtgcttCTTTTTCCACATCTCCTTCTAATACTTCCCAGGTGACGTCTTTGTTCCTTAGTTGTAGGTTACCATTATTGGCCTCTTTTGCTTTATCCAGTGCTTCCttagctttttctttaaaaagaattattccctacaccaaagacagaaaacaaaagccagGGAATTCTACTGAACATCAGACATCAGGAAGGAAGTTATTAAAAAGCTTGCAGTCACTAATTTCCAATAGTTATTCACAGCACAATCTCAAAAATATCAATCAGACATCATGTCTAGTTATAACAGTAATAAAACAATTGCTTTCTTCTTTAATGTCATCTTAAGATAAGTTTCTATGGGTTTTTTAATTGATTGGTAAAAAGCATATGAATATTCCCCAAACCTCTTTGGCTCCTCTGACAAAGTGTATCCATTTTATTTCACCATGATTTGAGAAAAGGGTGTGCAAATCTTCTCTACACGTCTGATCATCTAAGTCTCCTGAAAATTTCAGCAAGCAGCCAATCTTTTCTTCTAGAGATTTCTGTAAAAATATACAAGGCAATACAAAGTTTCTTAAAGCAATCACAAACCAGAAATGGCATGTACCACTCTCTACATATATAAGCTAAAATGTTTTGAAGTAGTTTAAGTAGTTGGTGTGTTTTCCTTTATCATCCTTTGTTTTACATGGCTTCTGATTTTAACTTACTTTAACTTCTCCAGCAAGTCATCATTAGTATATAAATCTTATTGCTCTGTATAGTAGTAATTTTAGGCAATATTTGGCTAGTACTTCAGTGCATTGACAACTGCAGACTTGcttacatattttctttaaaaagtcccCAGAGCTTTTTGTTCTAACTTTGAattacagatttcttaagagactAGTAATATATACTTACCATTTCAGCACTTTCTgctagcttttgtttttcttcttgctctctacaaataaaaatatcattagaacatttccatctaCTTTATGCATAAGAAAATTAAACCCTGATAAAGTTAACCTTAATCATGATTACTAAACTACTAAATGGTACAGTGATCTATTCTCTAACCACACCAAAAGCTCAGATTTTACCATCAAGCCTAATTTTAAGTTTCACATACAAAACAAAAGCCAGTCCTTGCGTTTTCTGACTCTCTGATGCTAGAGTGCAACAGAATGTGGCCCTAGGATTATCAAGGCAGCTTAGGACCTCAATATTTCATAAGCAGAAGAAAGGTCTATTGCTACTCATATTTCAGAGCTCATCATCAGCTTCACCTCCCAGAACCAATAACTTTACCTTTGTCAAAGCTTTAAGGAACTAAAATGTGATTAGCTCAACGTACTTACTGTTTAGCTCTTAATTTAgcttccattttattttgctttctttcttcaatttttttggtGAGGTAATCTTCCCTAAGGACACACAATGTAAAGGCTAAGTTCATGAGAACTTTTGAAGACTGAAAGTTAAATTGAATGATTTAAGATATCACATAAGAATAAATGTTACATTTTCTATCAACATAATTACCTATAAATTCAAAATACACTAAGGAagttactcttatttttaaaataacagttttaCTAAGAAGTAATTCACaggccataaaattcacccttttaaagtacATAATTCAATGACTTTCAGTATAACACTGATAGCATGATTTATCACTATGCATCTCTAGGTCCGTCAGGTTTATTTTAAGTACTTAGTATTTAGAAGACTGTACAATGCAGAAGTAGGAGATTATGGACCTGCAATTCACTTTAACATGAAAATGTCCAGTCTGTGCTAGTTTTTAGACACAAAGGGCGATACACAAGAATGTGATTCAAATCGCTATTTATTAGTCCTCTATACTATATGAAAACACAGGCATATAGACTGTGAGAAATACAATTAGATAATGATTGTACAGTGATCTATTCTCTAACCACACCAAAAGCTCAGATTTTACCATCAAGCCTAATTGTAAGTTTCACATACAAAACAAGTACTGAAACTTAACCTTCTTTATTCATTGCTAGCAGTGAAAAGGTCCTAATAAACCCTTACAGTCAAAGGACTAATAGTACCACTAAAAGAgctttaaatatttctcaaagaATGCCTAAAAGGATACTGAAAAATACTGGTCTTACTTAACCCCAGCGTTTTAATTCTAGATAACTAAGTGCCCGCCTCTCAAAAAAGTCAGCAAACAGACTTACTTGAAAAGTATTAGCAGGTCTGTGTCTTTGTACTTCTGGCCAGGGGTCTCGACAAACTTTTTAGCTGATTCAATACTATCAAATACAGCAAATATTGAACCctttgaaaaaaggaagaaaaaaaaatttttttaagttacatcCCAGGTAATTTTCAACCAGAAAAAGTAACAACATACAAGCATACCTTAAACGCTTTGTGCAACGTTCTTCTCATCTGAATATTTAGCACTTGACCTTTATCTTCCAACCATTCTTTTATGTCATCAAGAGCTGCATCAGTTGGGAAGCCTTtctatgaaaagaagaaacacacaAATGGCATCTCAAGTAAACAATGtctcagaaattctgatttactGTGTCTTGAAATGAAGCCAGGATATACATATTATCTTTCTGTCTCTTAAATGTTTAATAGCTCTAGTTAAAAGCTGTTGTTGACCAGTGCAATAGAAGTGACCCGTTTATCTGGGATCCACTTCAAAATAATCCAGGTAGGGCAAAGATAAAGCAATATTAATCATGCTAAAAACTGTTGAAGAGGATAGTggtacattttatatattcaatCTACTTTTGTATGTCTGAATTTTTGCAGTATAAAAAATCTacttaaaaattaacattataaaaaaattaatgttgaaGAAAATAGCTATCAAGTTTAACTATTGATAAATAACAGCCAATATGCACTTGATGCTTACAGTATGTCAAAGATTCTGTCCCATGTTATATGgtttttttgtcatttaattcTAACAACAGTTCTATAAGGTAAAAAATATTATCCCCACGTAGGAAGATAAGGCTAGTAAGGTTAAGAACATTGACCAGAAATATACAGCAAGTGGTGAAGCTATGATTCCTGAGTCCTTATTCTGATCCAGTAAGAATCCATGTTATTTCTACATAACTTTTAAGATACAATTAAAGGCCCACTTACAATATAAACAGATCTGttttttacatcatttttataCTCATCAGTCACTTCAGGGAGGGGTTTGCTGGGAGAtcttctaattttagttttatcttcACTTATTTCCATGAGTTCTGCCTTTGATTTGCTCAGGGCCTCTACTATTACATTAAAGTCTGTCGTTAAACGGTTTAacctaaaaaaatataaaagcattgtAAGATTTAGAAAAAGCCCTTGCTGTTAACAGAAAATCTAataacttaaaaatgtttttacctATTAAACTTTATCATTATCTCCAAAGGAACCCAGCCTTCATCCAGTTTGAtctgttcctttaaaaatttgtCCCGTGGCAAATTGAAGTCTCCAAAATAATACTGCAAGATAAGTACAATATACTGCAGAGCACTGTAGAATATCAACTCTAATcctggagtttttaaaaattaccattaCATCACCAAGGTCTAGGCTTTAAAAGTAGCAATATGTGTCAAAAGTTAACTGGCAATAAACATTTTCCCTTAAATACACTTTAATAAAATACTTATAATGcaacttaataaaaatataaaactaaaaatgactATTGAAAGAATGTAATTAGCAGACATGATAATAGAAagccttaaaaaaatttaaggattTAACAGATGAAAAGCCTCATTTCAGTGTGGAAAGAAGAGACTATTATAAAAACTGGAATAAACTTGTTAAACACtctaattttaattgtttttaaattagaaaaatctaCTGTTCtctacatcatgtgaaacagcttttaaaaaaattactttagcTTTTTGTTTCAGCTGCTGGACAAGGCAACTATATTCCAGCACATCTTTTTAACCTAATGAAACCTTCTTAACCTTCTTAgccaaccaaaagaaaaataactaacTTATGTGtaaaaatgtaaaggaaaagCTTATGATTATATAACAGGGAATTTGAATCATCAAATAAATTATCTTACAAAAATCAAACTTACTTTCAAAACACTTTTGTACTTGTGAAAAGGAAAAACTCATGCTGAAATACAAAATCTGTAGGCTTGTATAATGAATTAAGAGCATTCTTACACATGAAACAAATGGTTcaaatattttacacataattcaattttcaaaaaatatgttGGAAACATGTGACTAGTGTGGCCAACAGACTGTAAACAGAAGAGGTAACCAGGTGCATCTTCTGAACTGTGCAATTAAGAGCCTCTAtcgcaggcttccctggtggctcagtgtaaagactccacctgtcaatgcaggagacacaggttcgatccctaatacgggaatatcccacatgctgcagggtaactaagcccattGAGTCccaactattgagcttgtgctctagagcctgggagctgcaaccgttgagtccatgtgccacaactattgaaaccCAAGCACCCTAGGgctgtgttctgcaacaaaagaaaccaccacaataagaagcctgcacaccacaaccagagagtagctcctgctctccacagctagagaaaagcctgtgcaggaatgaagaccagcacagccaaaaataaataaaatattttttaagaagaaaaaaaatagaaaaatctaaaagtttattaaatttcctgtgttattttaaatttcccaTGTTACAACTTTACTAATTTCTTTACAATTGtgaagaaaaattacaaattattcTGTGTTCAATATTTAGAGGATATAAAAAGTTTATCAAAACTTATAATTGAAAGCAATGAAAAACATTTTCACCTAACAAGTTCGCCAAAAATTCTAAAAACAAGAATACTTACTATTGGCTTGAACACAGAGAAATGGTCATGCAGGTAGAGTATTAACCACCAGTAAATATCAAATATCAAAAGTTCTTAAGAAAAATCATGTATACCCTTGAGACAGAAATCAGTAAACATGTTTAGTAGTATTTATGTTATACAGATACTCATCACAGAACTATTACagttaaaaaattggaaatgtcCTACATATCAAATAGTAAATGGTATAAATTATTGGTGATATGAAACTACTACCCCAAAATGCATCTTATTTTTGGtgggagggaaagggaaaaaaattatgttaTCATGAGTACTGACCAATGTGTGAAAGGGTATTCATCAGTCTTTTAACCTTGACTACCTCAAGAGCATGAGATTTGAGAAGGGGTAGGTCGTGGAAGGGACATTATTGACTTTTTCcacatatatttttgtattattcCAAATACTGATCAtagaataatttataatttttcttcacaattataaagaaattagtaaaaaaaaaaaagttgtaacacaggaaatttaaaataacagagAAGTGCAACTTGTTACAatacctaaattaaaaaaaaagtttaagagaACTTTGAAAACAGACACTTAAAAGTTACGATGACTGAGAAGACCTAATTGAGTACAAAAACTATCAGGACCTTCAGAATAAAGTTCTATTTAACAGGGAAGGTATtttacaaagaatttttaaattatccttCTATGTGCTATGCATTATTCCAAAATGTTTGACATTTTATGAACTACTGTAAACCTCACAACCATCTTATGAGGTACTAAttctatcctcattttatagaccaGGAAACAAAAGCAGTAAAGAAGTAAAGTTATACTGGTCTATAGTGTTACCTTTTGAAATGTCTTTGTCCTTGGGTTTTAGAAACTGGCTCCACCAATATAAAACTGTACACTACTGTACATCTATCTTAACTCCAAGaatcaaaaacaaaccaaaatgttaGACAGGTcaatatatcaaaattaaatGCTCTATCTTTGTTTTAAGGTCCTAAATCTCCTCTCAAAGAGTCTGTTTTCACACTGTAATACCACAAGAATCATACCTCAATTTGATGACAGATTTTGGCCTCCAGAGCGGCCATTTTTTCATTATCACCATTTTCAGCCATTCTGGCTATCTGCAAAATTTTCCAAATTGGCATAAAAGTTATTTACCTTTTACATAGAACTCAAgacatttaaaagaatgttttaattATCAATATCCCActattttcctaaataaaaaacaatttcacAGGTTCAATTTCTCTACTCAATTTTCTaatttcaacaaaagaaaaattttgaactAAGTGATGAAAAACTATCAACAATCCTCACTTCTTTCAGTAAATCATTGTTCCATCCTCTATAACAAAGTGAGTGGGTCATCTTCATTTAGCTGATCCAGAAAGCTCTGAGGGGAAAAAACTCCATGCATTTAAGCATATCAGTTGTTAATATCATGGATCTCAGTCTTGTTTGGTGTGAACTGAATTTCTTAAAATCAGCCACAGTTGATTTACCAAAAACAAGACTATGTTATCAAAACTTTTGggtgaaacaaaattttaaaaatattacacagtgttaaataaataaatgctaatatTAAGGAATATATGAAAATGATCATTTGAGAACCTGAGAACACTAAAACAACATTAAACTGGAGTATGCCTACTATTTGGGCTTctcaggcggcgctagtggtaaagaacccgcctaccaatgcagaagacacagagaagggttccatccctgggtcgggaagaagccctggagggcatggcaacccactccagtattcttgcctagagaatcccatgggcagagcagctTTCTGGGCTCTGTCGcagaagtcggacatgactgaagctgactgagcatgcacatacacatgcctACTAACATTGGTTAACCTTACAGCCACATTCCTGTTTCACATCCCTCACAGTAACATTGCAAGAAAATCATAAGTCTGTGAAGTTGGTTTGCTAGGACTAACAGTCTCCTGACTTCAAATTATTTGCTTCTAGTTCTCCATTAAGCCATCAAAACACACTGTATATTTATAAGAATTCATCAAGGCTATCTGCCATTAGTTAACTCTAATGATACACTTCTTGGAGGCAACCCTTTATAACTTGTAATTACTATGCAATAACATGGATGCACACTGGAATCTCTCCTATGGTGCAACACCTTACTAACAAAATTTGGTCAATCTTACGCAATGGTTTTTTCACCAGGATTCCTAAGTTATTACCGtgatctgttgttgtttagtagcttagtcgtatccgactcttttgcgatcccacggactgcagcctaccaggctcctctgtccacggaaattcccaggcaagaatactggagtgggtttctatttccttgtccaggggatcttccagactcagggatcgaaccagcgtctcctgcactggcaggcgagttctttaccactgagacacagggaagccctactgtaCTCCAGAGCCTTCTATAAAGGAAAGGGTGAAATAAAAGAACTATTTAGTCCCTGTAATACTTCTTTGGCCTACTCAAAACTGGAACTTCGTTTCATGAGATACACTCTTAGAATGTACAACTGAAATATTACCCACGTTTCTCAATTTCGCTCAGAAGCCCTGATGTGAGTGAATAATGACCGTTAAAACCCAAGAGAGTGACGCCAGGAGAAAACCTGCGGCCCCGATTCCCTGACCCCAGTCCGTCTCGTATGATCCAAGAAACCCTTCTGCGTTTAACCCACGTCAACCTCCCCAGAATCTTATACAGCCCAACCGAAACATTCGTTTTCGGCGACACTGCAAAACGGTGAAGGTACGAAACCTTAAAGACGCAGTGAGGATGCAGGCAGCCTGAGTCCAAATAATCCGCCACAGTCCGTCCCAAAGCAACCAATTGGTCGCCTGGGCCCCAGCCACGTGCGAGGAAATCCTCACTCCCCCGAAGAAGGCAGGATCGGCTCCCCACCTCGCAGCGGCCCGCGCCCCTTAGCTCCCAGCGCAGCTTGCCACATACGGCTGCGGCCCACGCGGCGCTCTCCCGGAATGCGAGGAAGGCGAGGAGCGGACGCACCCAGCGTGAGGCAGCAATGAAAGGGACGCGCCGTCGCGCACCACGCAAAACAGACCCTTTTGTACTTTCTTCTCTTTAGCCACGTAGAGTTGCTCACCTTGCAGTTCCTGGCCCCACAGAGACGTGGCACACGATCCCCAGCAGCGTCTACACTCCTCTGAGTCGCCGGCTTGCCCACCGCGCGTAAAGAAGATGGGGGCCGTCCCGGCAACCCTCGCGGTTAAAGTGGGCGGGGCTTCGGCGCACCAGAGCCGGCTCCGCCCTGTGAGCATGCGCCTCGGCTGCAAGCTCTCAAGGTCTGAGATGTCCTGCGCCTTATTTCGGTGGGGTTGGGATACAATGTTCAGCAGCACTTTGGAAGTGTTaggattaaatatttatttttaagtatttctggAGAGCATTTGTATTTCCAGTCCTTCCTTGGGCTCTCCATTCACATGAAGTGGTTGACTTTTTTCtgactatacttaaaaaaaaaaattgttttgattaTCCGTAATAGTTAAcccgttttttaaaaaatgacaagtaaaaaatttcatattttaaatgaaaaattcatggaattttaaatttgagaaaaaaatacagtagCGAGTTTAGGAGCTGGAACTCTTGAGATCCGACTGCCTGCGGTCAAATAGCAGCTCTCCAGTTTACAGGttctgtgactttgggaaagttactcaacctctctatccttcatatgtaaaatggggccAGTGATAACTATCTTACACTTTATATAGCTGTCGTGAGTATAAAACATGGTACAACATATACCTTTTGTCGGGAactgtgcctggcatataataatAGGAGCAGCATGTATTAATCTAAAACAAAACACGTCGTTTAAAGAGACCGAAATGCCATCCATAGTAGTGCAGAAACTTACTGCTCTATTAGAGCGCCTGTTTTTTGAACCAGCTGCAAagactgtgggatcttagttcccccaccagggattgaacttggtcCCTCAGTAGTGAAAGTCCCGCACCctaaccaatggactgccagggaattcccaagagcCCATTTCTATTAGTATACTTTTTGCACAATAATTTTAGTCACTTAAGGGAGTTTTTTCTTGTGGTGAAGCAAATCTTTCCAGCGttttcttgaaaatttaaaacatctggtGAAATAGTCTTTTAAGTGAGTTCAGAGTATTTTGGCAGTTCCAAAACAGATCAAATGAatttatctggggaaaaaaaatttcagttataGATTCAATC
This DNA window, taken from Cervus elaphus chromosome 33, mCerEla1.1, whole genome shotgun sequence, encodes the following:
- the SSB gene encoding lupus La protein; translation: MAENGDNEKMAALEAKICHQIEYYFGDFNLPRDKFLKEQIKLDEGWVPLEIMIKFNRLNRLTTDFNVIVEALSKSKAELMEISEDKTKIRRSPSKPLPEVTDEYKNDVKNRSVYIKGFPTDAALDDIKEWLEDKGQVLNIQMRRTLHKAFKGSIFAVFDSIESAKKFVETPGQKYKDTDLLILFKEDYLTKKIEERKQNKMEAKLRAKQEQEEKQKLAESAEMKSLEEKIGCLLKFSGDLDDQTCREDLHTLFSNHGEIKWIHFVRGAKEGIILFKEKAKEALDKAKEANNGNLQLRNKDVTWEVLEGDVEKEALKKIIEDQQESLNKWKSKGRRFKGKGKGNKAAQAGSAKGRVQFQGKKTKFDSDDERDANGASGAVKRAREERDEEEPPSKQQKTENGAEDQ